From the genome of Streptomyces sp. S4.7:
GACCGTTACAACGCGATCGGCCTCGCCGGGATCCTCTCCGGCACCTCGCAGGGCCACGATGTGCGCGCCCTGCTCGAACTCATCACGGTGGAAGGGGAGATGAAGGTCGTCGCGCTCGGCCGCCGGGTGGACAACGGGAGTTCGCAGACGTTTGCCGCCGACGCCGACTGGCGGGAGATCCTGCCGCCCGACACGTGGGTGTCACTCGCGGCGACGTTCGACTTCGACACCGGCACGATGGCGCTGTACCGCGACGGCCGCCCGCTGCCCGGCCGGCATGTCGTGGCCGGTGACCCCTGGGCGGTGGAGGGGGCACCGGAGCCCGACGCCGCGTCGCCCACCGATCCGCGCGGAATCAAGATCGGCGGCAGTTATCCGCAGAACACCCAGGAGGGCAATCCCTGCGACTGCCGGATGGACGACCTGATGTTCTTCGACCGGGTGCTCACACCCGACGAGATCATGTCGCAGTACCGGCG
Proteins encoded in this window:
- a CDS encoding LamG-like jellyroll fold domain-containing protein; translation: MRADPAGRGRLALAVALTTTLLVTGFAPADAPAGRSTGGPAHVPRPVAAYDFEHPVPGDPARERDRGRSGTTLELVNGGAQSRVRDDERPGRVLRTRQVSPETAGSDDWKAGVYGPQGVPTLRAFSGARETTVMGWFRMTAGNPAPNSNTADPGDRYNAIGLAGILSGTSQGHDVRALLELITVEGEMKVVALGRRVDNGSSQTFAADADWREILPPDTWVSLAATFDFDTGTMALYRDGRPLPGRHVVAGDPWAVEGAPEPDAASPTDPRGIKIGGSYPQNTQEGNPCDCRMDDLMFFDRVLTPDEIMSQYRRTRG